Genomic DNA from Peribacillus sp. FSL H8-0477:
CAAAGACTGATCTTAATATATCCTCCAAGTGCTAGCAGTAAAGATATGAATCCAATCGTGATATATCCATAAACAAAGTCTAGAGGTCCACTTTTTTGTGCTCTTGCTAATGGAGCATTTAGGTTTTCCCGAATAAACTGCCAATAACTACTGACCGTCTCTTTAATCTTTCCACTAGGTGGTTTGCCCCCTATTGATTCTCGTTTGGATTCAACATGACCTAGGTCAAGATCTGCTGAAGTTTCCCCTGCATTAGGCTGCTTTTTCACTTCAGATACCGTATCAAAAGCAGGCAGTCCACATTTAATACAATATTTCTCACTTGCCTTCATTTCATGTCCACAATTTGCGCACTTCATATCCTTCAACACCCTTTTCTTTTTTAACGATTTATTTGATCACTAATAATATATAAAACAACTCCCAAAAAGAAAGAAATTGCAACAATATATTTCACTGCCATCCATTCTGTTCCGACAAATATAGTGGTTGCTCTTTTAATTTCTTCCTTCGCCTTGATAAGCAGCTCCCTAGTTTTGTCTGCAGATTGCACCCTGTCGTCCGGATTTGTTTTGACTAACAACTTGATGCATTGCTTTAAACTCTTCGTCAAACCTTTTCGCAGCTCCCCAACTGGTTTTTGTGAAATATACACATATCTACCGCCAGTCAATAGATAATACATGAGTGCCCCTAAAGAAAAAAGATCTGTTCGAGCGTCGGATTGTCTTTTTTCAAATTGTTCAGGTGCAGCAAATCCAACAGTTCCAATTTGAACTGTATCCTTAAGCTGATTATGTACGTATTTCCGTGCGATTCCAAAATCAATTAACTTAATCGCCCCTTCATTGGTAATCATTATATTAGCTGGTTTTAAATCTCGATAGATAATAGGATTCGGCTTTCTCGTGTGCAGATAGTGGAGAACCTCACTTATGGTTATACCTATTTGTATAACTTCCTCTTGATTCATTATGCTTTCTTGCTGTTCAAAACATTCCTGAAGCGGTTGCCCATTAATATATTCCTGAACGAGATAGAAATAACGATTATCTTCAGAAGAGAAAAAGTCCACAATTTGAGGAAGGGCAGGATGATCTAATTCACTTAAAATTTTTGCTTCTGAAAATAACCTTCTCGAGATCTTTCTAGTCATATCAGCCACTTTTATTGCTACTAAGGTCTGCTTGTCTATTTCAACAGCTAGGTAGACAATAGACATGCCCCCAGCTCCTATTTCCTTCACAATCTGATATTGATTTTTTAGTATTTCACCCTTCTTTAGATGGATATCATGTTTACTCATTTAGTTAACCCCGCGATTTAATTTTAAAAAGGA
This window encodes:
- a CDS encoding serine/threonine protein kinase; the protein is MSKHDIHLKKGEILKNQYQIVKEIGAGGMSIVYLAVEIDKQTLVAIKVADMTRKISRRLFSEAKILSELDHPALPQIVDFFSSEDNRYFYLVQEYINGQPLQECFEQQESIMNQEEVIQIGITISEVLHYLHTRKPNPIIYRDLKPANIMITNEGAIKLIDFGIARKYVHNQLKDTVQIGTVGFAAPEQFEKRQSDARTDLFSLGALMYYLLTGGRYVYISQKPVGELRKGLTKSLKQCIKLLVKTNPDDRVQSADKTRELLIKAKEEIKRATTIFVGTEWMAVKYIVAISFFLGVVLYIISDQINR